In one Vulgatibacter incomptus genomic region, the following are encoded:
- a CDS encoding Do family serine endopeptidase: MRIELAAMLAIAALGLPGISGGAATSGNAVGLAKKDPAPPHTGAEGETPSLAPLVDRVRPTVVGVTTISKGKGPSPEIEEFWRRFFGRNAPKERGKQIGLGSGVIIDPSGIILTNNHVVAGAQKVLVRTSDDQEHQATVVGTDPDTDVAVIKITEVKGPLQAATLGDSDAIRVGDYVVAIGNPFGLELTVTSGIISAKARVIGATPFDDFLQTDAAINPGNSGGPLFDLSGRVIGINTAIVATGQGIGFAVPIDLIKALLPQLEKTGRVVRGFLGVGVQDLTPELARALGVKAEKGALVSSVDKNGPAANVLHPGDVITTAEGKPVTNAAELSRQVSQLKPGAVVTLGVLREGKQQTVKVKLGERPSKEGKEKEQPPELKPEQGPVGLSISPVPKELADQMGIDGGALVVDVEPGSRAAEAGLRQGDVIVEANRKPVKAPKDLIDVAKKNPKQPLALRVRRGEAAIYLVIPTE, encoded by the coding sequence ATGAGGATCGAGCTGGCGGCCATGCTGGCGATCGCGGCCCTCGGGCTGCCGGGGATCTCGGGGGGCGCGGCGACCTCCGGCAACGCGGTCGGTCTGGCGAAGAAGGATCCCGCTCCACCCCACACGGGCGCCGAGGGCGAGACGCCGTCCCTCGCGCCGCTGGTCGATCGGGTCCGCCCCACCGTGGTGGGCGTGACGACGATCTCCAAGGGCAAGGGCCCGTCTCCCGAGATCGAGGAGTTCTGGCGGCGATTCTTCGGCCGCAACGCGCCGAAAGAGCGAGGCAAGCAGATCGGCCTGGGCTCCGGCGTCATCATCGATCCCTCCGGGATCATCCTCACCAACAACCACGTGGTCGCCGGGGCGCAGAAGGTGCTGGTGCGGACCTCCGACGATCAGGAGCACCAGGCCACGGTGGTCGGCACGGATCCGGACACCGACGTCGCCGTGATCAAGATCACCGAGGTCAAGGGCCCGCTCCAGGCGGCGACCTTGGGTGACTCCGACGCGATCCGGGTCGGCGACTACGTGGTCGCTATCGGAAATCCCTTCGGCCTCGAGCTCACGGTGACCAGCGGGATCATCTCCGCCAAGGCGCGGGTGATCGGCGCCACACCCTTCGACGACTTCCTGCAGACCGACGCCGCGATCAACCCCGGCAACTCCGGCGGTCCGCTCTTCGACCTCTCCGGGCGGGTGATCGGCATCAACACCGCGATCGTCGCCACCGGACAGGGCATCGGCTTCGCCGTGCCGATCGACCTGATCAAGGCGCTGCTGCCCCAGCTCGAGAAGACGGGCCGGGTGGTCCGCGGCTTCCTGGGCGTGGGGGTCCAGGACCTCACGCCGGAGCTGGCCCGCGCCCTCGGAGTGAAGGCCGAGAAAGGCGCCCTCGTCTCCTCGGTGGACAAGAACGGCCCCGCCGCAAACGTCCTCCACCCGGGCGACGTGATCACGACCGCGGAGGGCAAGCCCGTGACGAACGCCGCGGAGCTCTCCCGCCAGGTCTCGCAGCTCAAGCCGGGCGCCGTGGTGACGCTCGGGGTCCTCCGAGAAGGCAAGCAACAGACGGTGAAGGTGAAGCTCGGCGAGCGGCCGTCGAAGGAGGGGAAGGAGAAGGAGCAGCCGCCCGAGCTGAAACCCGAGCAGGGGCCGGTGGGCCTGTCCATCTCGCCCGTGCCCAAGGAGCTCGCCGATCAGATGGGGATCGACGGTGGGGCGCTGGTGGTCGACGTCGAGCCGGGCTCGCGAGCCGCCGAGGCCGGCCTGCGGCAGGGCGACGTGATCGTCGAGGCGAACCGGAAGCCGGTGAAGGCGCCGAAGGATCTGATCGACGTCGCCAAGAAGAACCCGAAGCAGCCCCTGGCGCTCCGGGTTCGCCGCGGCGAGGCGGCGATCTACCTGGTGATCCCTACCGAGTAG
- a CDS encoding DUF2752 domain-containing protein, with translation MFSIEWGKRSPGFRGADGLAALGLVALAASLALPHVPLFHSLFPRCHFLDWTGLPCGTCGFTRAFVRGAHLDLAGALSVSPFGAMLFWGWAAASLWIAATWLLPGLPLPRFRASGPSGRWMVRFGIPLAFALNWAYLIGVALLDGSPPA, from the coding sequence ATGTTCTCGATCGAGTGGGGAAAGCGTTCGCCGGGCTTCCGCGGGGCGGACGGCCTCGCCGCCTTGGGGCTCGTGGCGCTCGCGGCCTCGCTAGCCCTGCCGCACGTGCCGCTCTTCCACTCGCTGTTTCCGCGCTGCCATTTCCTGGATTGGACGGGCCTCCCCTGTGGCACCTGCGGCTTCACGCGGGCCTTCGTCCGCGGCGCGCACCTCGACCTCGCCGGGGCGCTCTCCGTCTCGCCCTTCGGCGCGATGCTCTTCTGGGGCTGGGCGGCGGCATCCCTCTGGATCGCGGCGACCTGGCTCTTGCCGGGCCTGCCCCTGCCCAGGTTCCGCGCGTCGGGGCCGTCCGGGCGCTGGATGGTCCGCTTCGGCATCCCCCTCGCGTTCGCCCTCAACTGGGCCTACCTGATCGGCGTCGCGCTCCTCGACGGCTCGCCGCCGGCCTGA
- a CDS encoding ribonuclease D, translating to MSHHQEHDVLDESGLRRLASSLGKTSLLGVDLETNAMHAYRARLCFVQLATEDEIFVVDTLAPGVEPSSLSGPFLDPSIRKIFHDAQGDLRVLASVGLGIRNLFDTQRAAMYLGLPKIGLGDLVEERFGVRLSKEHQTANFGERPVPRELREYVAGDVRYLLPLAAQLEAEAREKGILEELQLEFERLCAEGSVPETPPTPKLPGPARDDLGLAIAAAADRLRHREASARDVPVGRVLANAAIGEIALRKPRNVKDLSRIPGVKGSFIRPAGDELLAEIGRMVEDAKAGKLPRLAAPEKKRDPLRRGREERLKAWRSEAATARGVVPSVVLPTPVVERLASDPPGDLEALATVKWLGAKRLELYGAAILGALAEP from the coding sequence GTGAGCCACCATCAGGAACACGACGTCCTCGACGAATCGGGGCTGAGGCGCCTCGCGTCCAGCCTCGGCAAGACCTCTTTGCTCGGGGTCGATCTCGAGACGAACGCGATGCACGCCTATCGGGCGCGCCTCTGCTTCGTCCAGCTCGCCACCGAAGACGAGATCTTCGTGGTCGACACCCTGGCCCCGGGCGTCGAGCCATCTTCGCTATCCGGGCCATTCCTGGATCCGTCCATCCGGAAGATCTTCCACGACGCCCAGGGCGATCTGCGGGTGCTGGCCTCCGTGGGCCTGGGGATCCGCAACCTCTTCGATACGCAGCGCGCCGCGATGTATCTCGGCCTGCCGAAGATCGGGCTGGGCGATCTGGTGGAGGAGCGCTTCGGCGTCCGCCTCTCCAAGGAGCACCAGACCGCGAACTTCGGCGAGAGGCCCGTGCCGCGCGAGCTGCGCGAATACGTGGCGGGCGACGTGCGCTACCTCCTCCCCCTCGCGGCGCAGCTCGAGGCCGAAGCGCGGGAGAAGGGGATCCTCGAAGAGCTGCAGCTCGAGTTCGAGCGGCTCTGTGCGGAGGGATCGGTCCCCGAGACGCCTCCGACGCCGAAGCTCCCGGGCCCCGCCCGCGACGACCTCGGCCTCGCCATCGCGGCGGCTGCCGACAGGCTGCGCCACCGTGAGGCGAGCGCACGGGACGTCCCCGTGGGCCGGGTCCTCGCCAACGCGGCCATCGGCGAGATCGCCCTGCGCAAGCCCCGGAACGTGAAGGACCTCTCCCGGATCCCGGGCGTGAAGGGCTCCTTCATCCGTCCGGCGGGCGACGAGCTCCTCGCCGAGATCGGACGCATGGTCGAGGACGCGAAAGCGGGCAAGCTGCCCCGCCTCGCCGCTCCGGAGAAGAAGCGGGATCCGCTGCGCCGGGGCAGGGAAGAGCGGCTGAAGGCCTGGCGCAGCGAAGCCGCCACGGCCCGCGGCGTGGTGCCCTCCGTGGTGCTCCCCACGCCGGTGGTCGAGCGCCTCGCGAGCGATCCGCCCGGCGACCTCGAGGCCCTCGCGACGGTGAAGTGGCTGGGCGCGAAGCGCCTGGAGCTCTACGGGGCGGCGATCCTCGGCGCGCTGGCCGAACCCTGA
- the grxD gene encoding Grx4 family monothiol glutaredoxin, translating to MNEELKKRIDELVKGHKVVLFMKGSPMMPMCGFSASAVETLRKAGATDVGAVDVLKDPEIRQGIKEYSSWPTIPQIFIDGEFVGGCDILGDLHERGELAAILAKKD from the coding sequence ATGAACGAAGAACTCAAGAAGCGAATCGACGAGCTGGTGAAGGGCCACAAGGTGGTCCTCTTCATGAAGGGCTCGCCCATGATGCCGATGTGCGGCTTCTCCGCGTCTGCGGTAGAGACGCTGCGGAAGGCCGGCGCGACCGACGTCGGCGCGGTCGACGTCCTCAAGGATCCCGAGATCCGCCAGGGCATCAAGGAATACTCGAGCTGGCCGACGATCCCGCAGATCTTCATCGACGGGGAGTTCGTGGGCGGTTGCGACATCCTCGGCGACCTCCACGAGCGCGGCGAGCTGGCCGCCATTCTGGCGAAGAAGGACTGA